One genomic region from Osmerus mordax isolate fOsmMor3 chromosome 4, fOsmMor3.pri, whole genome shotgun sequence encodes:
- the LOC136941603 gene encoding octapeptide-repeat protein T2-like codes for MSRNIPKVTHPRNTPQEPITRLASEFWGHSGVILRSGGIIDVETAQLTSTHRSREEAQLQRKGLAPEERPSSRGEALLQRRGSDPEERPSSRGEAQLQRRGPAREERPSSRGKASLQRRGPAPEERPRSRGEAQLQRRGPAPEERPSARGEAQLQRKGLAPEERPRSRGEAQLQRRGLAPEERPSSRGEAQRQRRGPAPEERPSSRGEALAQAEQIG; via the exons ATGTCCAGGAACATACCCAAGGTAACACACCCCAGGAACACACCCCAAGAACCGATCACCAGGCTGGCTTCGGAGTTCTGGGGTCACTCTGGGGTCATTCTCAGGTCAGGAGGGATCATTGACGTGGAGACCGCCCAGCTCACGTCAACCCACAG ATCAAGAGAAGAGGCCCAGCTCCAGAGGAAAGGCCTCGCTCCAGAGGAGAGGCCCAGCTCCAGAGGAGAGGCCTTGCTCCAGAGGAGAGGCTCAGATCCAGAGGAGAGGCCCAGCTCGCGAGGAGAGGCCCAGCTCCAGAGGAGAGGCCCAGCTCGCGAGGAGAGGCCCAGCTCCAGAGGAAAGGCCTCGCTCCAGAGGAGAGGCCCAGCTCCAGAGGAAAGGCCTCGCTCCAGAGGAGAGGCCCAGCTCCAGAGGAGAGGCCCAGCGCCAGAGGAGAGGCCCAGCGCCAGAGGAGAGGCCCAGCTCCAGAGGAAAGGCCTCGCTCCAGAGGAAAGGCCTCGCTCCAGAGGAGAGGCCCAGCTCCAGAGGAGAGGCCTCGCTCCAGAGGAGAGGCCCAGCTCCAGAGGAGAGGCCCAGCGCCAGAGGAGAGGCCCAGCACCAGAGGAGAGGCCCAGCTCCAGAGGAGAGGCCCTCGCGCAGGCAGAGCAGATTGGATGA